A section of the Babylonia areolata isolate BAREFJ2019XMU chromosome 1, ASM4173473v1, whole genome shotgun sequence genome encodes:
- the LOC143291981 gene encoding frizzled-5-like, which yields MEARRDDAVMSTQCCDGNTDSGMAHRHTCHRVGWRLRGVSLTVAVLVGVMTVMGVMEGVRADQPRRCQEITIPMCKGIGYNYTYMPNQFNHETQEEAGLEVHQFWPLVEIQCSPDLKFFLCSMYTPICMTNYKKHLPACRSVCERAKAGCAPLMRQYGFAWPEQMNCDKLPKYGDKKQLCMDANTTDRQTPPPSTKYLPPTARPPHAGEEDRRDHRVQPIPPGGSIPTRPTDHNKCDCKCNEPLVPMSPNSNGYDNKITTGGIPNCAINCYSPYFGEEEKTFATFWIGLWSILCCISTSMTVSTFFVDMQRFKYPERPIIFLSACYFMVSIGYIIRLIVGHEGVACEAERVRYETTGPAVCTVVFLLIYFFGMASSIWWVILSFTWFLAAGLKWGQEAIASYSQYFHLAAWLIPSVKSIAVLAMSSVDGDPIAGICFVGNQSLENLRGFVLAPLFVYLIIGTSFLLAGFVSLFRIRSVIKQQGRGKTDKLERLMIRIGVFSVLYTVPATIVIACYFYEQHLRERWERTHTCLCLEDKAAPDYSVFMLKYFMCLVVGITSGFWIWTGKTLDSWRKLFNGSMCQRHSYSHPNRSMTKYANASYQPAKPQPLSHV from the coding sequence ATGGAGGCGCGAAGAGATGATGCTGTGATGTCCACTCAGTGTTGTGATGGTAACACGGACAGTGGTATGGCCCACCGCCATACATGTcacagagtggggtggaggttaCGTGGTGTGTCGCTGACAGTggcggtgttggtgggggtgatgacggtgatgggggtgatggagggggtgcGGGCGGACCAGCCCCGGCGCTGCCAGGAGATCACCATCCCCATGTGCAAGGGCATCGGCTACAACTACACCTACATGCCCAACCAGTTCAACCACGAGACGCAGGAGGAGGCCGGCTTGGAGGTGCACCAGTTCTGGCCCCTGGTGGAGATCCAGTGCTCCCCGGACCTCAAGTTCTTCCTGtgcagcatgtacacccccatcTGCATGACCAACTACAAGAAGCACCTTCCTGCATGCCGGTCGGTGTGTGAGAGGGCCAAGGCGGGCTGTGCCCCTCTCATGCGGCAGTACGGCTTCGCCTGGCCCGAGCAGATGAACTGCGACAAGCTGCCCAAGTACGGCGACAAGAAGCAGCTGTGCATGGACGCCAACACGACAGACCGccagacccctccccccagcaccaAGTACCTGCCTCCCACCGCCCGGCCTCCTCATGCCGGAGAGGAGGACCGGCGGGATCACCGCGTGCAGCCCATCCCTCCTGGTGGGTCCATCCCCACCCGGCCCACAGACCACAACAAGTGTGACTGTAAGTGCAACGAGCCCCTTGTGCCCATGTCCCCCAATTCCAACGGCTACGACAACAAGATCACCACAGGGGGCATCCCCAACTGTGCCATTAACTGCTACAGCCCTTActttggggaggaggagaagacgttTGCCACATTCTGGATCGGGTTGTGGTCCATCTTGTGTTGCATCTCCACTTCCATGACGGTGTCCACCTTCTTTGTGGACATGCAGCGCTTCAAGTACCCCGAGCGGCCCATCATCTTCCTGTCGGCCTGCTACTTCATGGTGTCCATCGGCTACATCATCCGGCTGATCGTGGGCCACGAGGGCGTGGCTTGTGAAGCGGAGCGCGTGCGGTACGAGACCACCGGCCCCGCTGTGTGCACGGTGGTCTTCCTGCTCATCTACTTCTTCGGCATGGCCTCCTCCATCTGGTGGGTCATCCTGTCCTTCACCTGGTTCCTGGCAGCAGGGCTCAAGTGGGGTCAGGAGGCCATCGCTTCCTACTCGCAGTACTTCCACCTGGCGGCCTGGCTGATCCCCTCCGTCAAGTCCATCGCCGTGTTGGCCATGTCCTCTGTGGACGGGGACCCCATCGCCGGCATCTGCTTCGTGGGCAACCAGAGCCTGGAGAACCTGCGGGGCTTCGTGCTGGCGCCGCTCTTCGTCTACTTGATCATCGGCACCTCCTTCCTGCTGGCCGGCTTCGTCAGCCTCTTCAGGATCCGCAGCGTCATCAAGCAGCAGGGCCGCGGCAAGACGGACAAGCTGGAGAGGCTGATGATCCGGATCGGTGTGTTCTCGGTGCTGTACACCGTGCCGGCCACCATTGTCATCGCCTGCTACTTCTACGAGCAGCATCTTCGCGAGCGCTGGGAGCGAACGCACACATGCCTGTGCTTGGAAGATAAAGCGGCCCCAGACTATTCTGTGTTCATGCTCAAGTACTTTATGTGCCTGGTGGTGGGCATCACGTCCGGCTTCTGGATATGGACTGGCAAAACGCTGGACTCGTGGCGCAAGCTCTTCAACGGGAGCATGTGCCAGAGACACTCCTACTCCCACCCCAACCGCAGCATGACCAAGTATGCCAATGCCAGCTACCAACCGGCGAAACCACAGCCCCTCAGCCACGTGTGA